A region from the bacterium genome encodes:
- a CDS encoding radical SAM protein encodes MPHEQGLTLDHYFFNIDVVGSCNLRCPSCPVGNSDVALPRGLMDVETMERIADKALAECDLKGIGLFNWTEPLLHPRLASLIRVLREREIKVNISSNLNIAKRLDEILASDPTQFRVSLSGIKPDTYARYHRGGELATVLGNLQELADIRERTGAATRVHLLFHRYRDNLDEEPEVAKLAAELGFDFIGVWAFMMPLEKVLALRDPGLHPELLTEEDRALVDRLALDPSDALSATAPYRSRPCDLLEHQITLDWQGNVQLCCGLFDPERFGVGSYLEFPIEEIQRRKYEDPYCSRCTELGGHVYANYGAPEFDELAERKAGPVQVWEPPRPSRWTRMLGSVRHWASHS; translated from the coding sequence GTGCCTCACGAACAAGGCCTGACGTTGGACCATTACTTCTTCAACATCGACGTCGTAGGGAGCTGCAACCTGCGCTGTCCATCCTGCCCTGTTGGGAACTCCGATGTCGCCCTGCCAAGGGGCTTGATGGACGTCGAGACCATGGAGCGGATCGCGGACAAGGCGTTGGCCGAATGCGATCTCAAGGGTATCGGGCTCTTCAACTGGACCGAGCCGCTTCTGCATCCGCGGCTGGCTTCCTTGATCCGTGTTCTTCGGGAGCGGGAGATCAAGGTCAACATCAGTTCGAATTTGAACATTGCCAAACGGTTGGACGAAATCCTCGCCTCGGATCCGACCCAGTTCCGGGTGTCGCTTTCGGGGATCAAGCCGGACACCTACGCGCGCTATCACAGGGGCGGCGAACTTGCGACCGTTCTGGGGAACCTCCAGGAGCTCGCGGACATACGAGAACGCACGGGCGCCGCAACGAGGGTCCATCTTCTCTTCCACAGATACCGCGACAACCTCGACGAAGAACCTGAGGTTGCCAAGCTTGCCGCCGAGCTGGGTTTCGATTTCATCGGCGTGTGGGCGTTCATGATGCCTCTGGAGAAGGTTCTCGCTCTCCGAGATCCAGGCCTGCATCCGGAACTCCTCACGGAAGAGGACCGGGCGTTGGTCGATCGACTCGCTCTTGATCCCTCAGATGCCCTGTCGGCGACCGCCCCCTACCGTTCCAGGCCGTGTGACCTCCTCGAGCATCAGATCACGTTGGATTGGCAGGGCAACGTCCAACTCTGCTGCGGGTTGTTCGACCCGGAGCGGTTCGGTGTCGGCTCATACCTGGAGTTTCCGATCGAAGAGATTCAGCGACGGAAATACGAGGATCCGTACTGCTCCAGGTGCACGGAACTCGGCGGCCATGTCTATGCGAACTACGGCGCTCCTGAGTTCGATGAGCTTGCGGAGCGCAAGGCGGGGCCCGTACAGGTGTGGGAGCCACCTCGGCCCAGCCGTTGGACACGAATGCTGGGATCGGTTCGTCACTGGGCAAGCCACAGCTGA